In the Micromonospora narathiwatensis genome, one interval contains:
- a CDS encoding helix-turn-helix domain-containing protein, whose protein sequence is MPLDGPGVAVLAYAGAGSFDYVTVNEIFGVDYSDRFGSWYRTRTCGLVPGPVDLDGGVTVRAAYGLDDAERADLLVVPGWTRERESPPRALLTTLRRAHERGARIMSICTGAFVLGHAGLLDRRRVTTHWAMAPLLATLFPGATVDPRALFVDDRRVLTSAGMSAGMDLALHVVRGDFGADAAAALARRLVLAGYRSGGQAQFVDSPLSPDPGDPLPDLLDWMRQHLAQRWSLHSLAARVHMSPRTLARRFQRLTGMSPHRWLVRERILAAQRLLETGDESVEQIAARTGIGSAGNLRHSFRRELGISPQAYRTAFRSRQDTRSH, encoded by the coding sequence ATGCCGCTGGACGGACCCGGGGTGGCCGTGCTGGCCTACGCCGGCGCGGGCAGCTTCGACTACGTGACCGTCAACGAGATCTTCGGCGTGGACTACTCCGACCGGTTCGGCTCGTGGTACCGGACCCGGACGTGCGGGCTGGTGCCGGGTCCGGTCGACCTCGACGGTGGGGTCACCGTACGGGCGGCGTACGGGCTCGACGACGCGGAACGCGCCGATCTGCTGGTGGTGCCGGGGTGGACGAGGGAGCGGGAGAGCCCGCCTCGGGCGCTGCTGACGACCCTGCGCCGGGCACACGAACGTGGCGCGCGGATCATGTCGATCTGCACCGGGGCGTTCGTGCTCGGGCACGCCGGCCTGCTCGATCGGCGGCGGGTCACGACGCACTGGGCGATGGCCCCGCTGCTCGCCACGCTGTTCCCGGGCGCGACCGTGGACCCGCGTGCCCTGTTCGTCGACGACCGCCGCGTGCTCACCTCCGCGGGGATGTCGGCGGGGATGGATCTCGCGCTGCACGTCGTACGCGGAGACTTCGGCGCGGACGCCGCCGCCGCCCTGGCCCGACGGCTGGTGCTGGCCGGCTACCGCAGCGGGGGCCAGGCTCAGTTCGTCGACTCGCCGCTCAGCCCCGATCCGGGTGACCCGCTGCCGGACCTGCTCGACTGGATGCGCCAGCACCTGGCGCAACGGTGGTCGCTGCACTCGCTGGCAGCCCGGGTGCACATGAGCCCGCGTACCCTGGCCAGGCGCTTTCAACGCCTCACCGGGATGAGCCCGCACCGCTGGCTGGTGCGGGAGCGGATCCTCGCCGCGCAACGGCTGCTCGAAACCGGTGACGAGTCGGTCGAACAGATCGCAGCCCGGACCGGCATCGGCTCGGCCGGCAACCTGCGGCACAGCTTCCGCCGCGAACTCGGCATCTCGCCCCAGGCGTACCGCACGGCGTTCCGCTCCCGTCAGGACACTCGGAGCCATTGA
- a CDS encoding GNAT family N-acetyltransferase, with protein sequence MAEWQGDIRRASSADAQLVATVMAEAFMRDPVSGWIFPDEEHRAKAHPAFFGAFVDLVLDAGEVYLAGEGAGVTLWLPADGDDEADEGPDLLQTLEASVGADATKRFAVLDGMMAANHPSEPHWYLPFIAVHPDRHSQGVGSALLRHKLARLDEAGSAAYLEASSPRNAALYARHGFASGSSTLDLPDGPSLYPMWRNPA encoded by the coding sequence GTGGCTGAATGGCAGGGAGACATCCGGCGGGCGTCGAGCGCCGACGCCCAGCTCGTCGCGACGGTGATGGCGGAAGCCTTCATGCGGGACCCGGTCAGCGGATGGATCTTCCCGGACGAGGAGCACCGGGCGAAGGCGCACCCGGCGTTCTTCGGCGCGTTCGTCGACCTCGTACTCGATGCGGGTGAGGTCTATCTGGCCGGCGAGGGCGCGGGCGTCACGCTCTGGCTGCCGGCCGACGGCGACGACGAGGCCGACGAGGGACCGGACCTGTTGCAGACCCTCGAGGCGTCGGTCGGGGCGGACGCGACCAAGCGGTTCGCGGTCCTCGACGGGATGATGGCGGCCAACCACCCGAGCGAGCCGCACTGGTACCTGCCGTTCATCGCGGTACACCCGGACCGGCACAGCCAGGGAGTGGGATCCGCCCTGCTACGTCACAAGCTCGCCCGGCTCGACGAGGCCGGCTCGGCGGCCTACCTCGAGGCGAGTTCGCCGCGCAACGCGGCGCTCTACGCCCGGCACGGCTTCGCGTCCGGTTCGTCCACCCTGGACCTGCCCGACGGCCCGAGCCTCTACCCGATGTGGCGCAACCCCGCCTGA
- a CDS encoding GOLPH3/VPS74 family protein translates to MTYPSAHPTYRLADALFLIGHDEFSGKPHGAADRLDCGLAGAALAELMFERRIAVEDGRMAAIDGRLWQEPLTDLLATEIMRREGAHPIRLWIRYLRDHLNICERVGTRLATAGVVRREQGRLLGRSVRWPAVDPNQAASPRVRLTAMMMRQNAADLDVESLLLAALIEAVGLGPNVFDAQVTARMRECGKLLPPPLHSLLGAVVAALDATTVSVRR, encoded by the coding sequence ATGACCTACCCCAGCGCACACCCGACGTACCGGCTCGCAGACGCGCTGTTTCTCATCGGTCATGACGAGTTCTCCGGTAAACCGCACGGAGCCGCCGATCGGCTCGACTGTGGCCTCGCCGGTGCCGCTCTCGCCGAGTTGATGTTCGAGCGTCGGATTGCCGTGGAGGACGGCAGGATGGCGGCGATCGATGGACGGTTGTGGCAGGAGCCGCTGACCGATCTGCTGGCCACCGAGATCATGCGACGCGAGGGAGCGCACCCGATCCGGCTGTGGATACGGTATCTGCGCGATCACCTCAACATCTGCGAGCGGGTCGGCACCCGGTTGGCGACCGCCGGGGTGGTGCGCCGGGAGCAGGGGCGGCTGCTCGGCCGGTCCGTCCGCTGGCCGGCGGTCGACCCCAACCAGGCGGCCTCACCACGGGTTCGGCTGACCGCGATGATGATGCGTCAGAACGCCGCCGACCTCGATGTGGAATCGTTGCTGCTCGCCGCGCTCATCGAGGCGGTGGGTCTGGGCCCCAACGTCTTCGACGCGCAGGTGACCGCGCGGATGCGGGAGTGCGGAAAGCTTCTTCCGCCGCCGCTGCACAGCCTTCTCGGCGCCGTCGTCGCCGCGCTCGACGCGACCACCGTCAGCGTACGGCGCTGA